The Panicum virgatum strain AP13 chromosome 3N, P.virgatum_v5, whole genome shotgun sequence genome includes the window ATAATTATTACCCTGAAGACGATGCCGGAGGCCAGGAAGTAGTCGGACTcgacggcgacggtggcgcTGCCGACGGTGCCGACGGGCGCGCCGTCCTTGCCGTGGGTCGCCGCCGTGTCGTTCCACATGATCACTGGCGGGTGCTTGGGGTCGCCCAGGAACGTCACGAAATGCTTCGTGTACGGGACCAGCACCTTCTCCCTGCGTTTAGTTTGTTGGTTGCGTCGTCGGAATCAAATCTCATCGCCGTTGCCGGATTTATTCTTGGCCATTGAATCAAATCAGCTTACTTGTAGGTGCCCGGGCGGATGTCGAGGATGACccgcttcttgttcttctccggGACGGCCTTCACGGCCTCGTTGATCGTCCGGAACTTGCCCTTGCCGTCGGGGCTCACCACCCACCGCACGgccccggcctccgccgccgacagcTCCGCGTCCACCGCCGACACGCCCGTGCCGTTCTTCACCTTGGCGGCGTAGATCTGCTTGTTCACGGCGTAGCTCTCCACGTTCTCggcgatgaactcgccgaagcTGCCGGGGCCGCCGGCTACGACGAAGCTGCTGGACTGCTGCCCGTTGCCGACGGCGAAGCTGGTGCTGgcctgctggccgccgccggcgccgccgggagtCGTCGGCTTTTTCGCgggggtgttgacggcgaaGCTGGCTTGCTGCGGGTGGttagacgacgacggcggcgacgaagaAGCCACCGAGACCAACGGTGCTTGAAGCAGCGCAAGAATAGCAACGGCATAACAAATGTGCTCCATGGCTGAATGCAACAAACAGATTGCGAACAGATTGATCGGGAGAGAAGACGACCTAAATTGACTAATTTTTAGCTACAGCTCTAGGCATTTCTAGAGATAATTTTTTGTTTAATTATTGAGAGAAGAATGAGGATTCTAAGCCATTTTGTATTCATAGGCTTGGAGGAAGAATGGGAGGATGCATGCAAGAGGAGCAATTCTTTTTCTGTTGGCTGGTCCTCCTTGATCCTGTGGTAGGAAAGAGCATTGCCTCACCTCTACCTACCTTATTTTTAGCATTGGGGAGAAGCTCGTGTGgacttagagcaactccaaaatcACCTTTATCTCACCCCTAATATCTTATTTAGGG containing:
- the LOC120663641 gene encoding putative pectinesterase 63; amino-acid sequence: MEHICYAVAILALLQAPLVSVASSSPPSSSNHPQQASFAVNTPAKKPTTPGGAGGGQQASTSFAVGNGQQSSSFVVAGGPGSFGEFIAENVESYAVNKQIYAAKVKNGTGVSAVDAELSAAEAGAVRWVVSPDGKGKFRTINEAVKAVPEKNKKRVILDIRPGTYKEKVLVPYTKHFVTFLGDPKHPPVIMWNDTAATHGKDGAPVGTVGSATVAVESDYFLASGIVFRNHAPMAAPGQKGGQAVALRVFGTKAAFYNCTIDGGQDTLYDHKGLHYFKGCLIQGSVDFIFGFGRSLYEDCAIVSVTKQVAVLTAQQRTKSIAGAIESGFSFLRCRVSGAGQIYLGRAWGDSSRVVYSYTDMGKEVVPVGWDGWNIQAPERSGVYYGEYRCSGPGALAHKRIGWSLILNDVQAKPFTGTHFVYGDSWILPPPKLA